In Synechococcus sp. KORDI-100, a single window of DNA contains:
- a CDS encoding glycosyltransferase, whose amino-acid sequence MSSTQEQQGKTSTTGLSIILPTFNEVESIAAVIQSLLALDDHFDLEILVVDDDSSDGTAETVRSLARLDQRIRIIRRLGRSGLASAIREGLIDAIHHRAVVMDSDGQHEPASVLDAVRSLDARQLDLVAGSRFLDQSEIRGLSHRRTDGSTLANQLARRSLPARYGHLTDYMSGFMAINLSRCLPLIRQVDVNGFKFLYELLAISRGQLTVAEIPLIFQPRLHGSSKLDSAILWDFLVSLLHTASLRLLPRRAISFGLVGASGVLVQLAITALLMTLLGLDFQRALPIAVIAAASSNYLINNALTFRDRRQRGARLLRGLLKFLLVASLPALANVGLATSFYTLVNAHAIWAQLAGIVVVYIWNYAASSRFVWNSP is encoded by the coding sequence GTGTCTTCCACGCAGGAACAGCAGGGGAAGACCAGCACAACAGGCCTTTCGATCATTCTCCCCACCTTCAACGAAGTTGAGTCCATCGCCGCAGTGATTCAGTCCCTGCTGGCGCTGGATGATCACTTCGATCTCGAAATCCTGGTGGTCGATGACGATTCGTCCGACGGCACCGCCGAGACCGTGCGCAGCCTGGCTCGCTTGGATCAACGCATCCGCATCATCCGAAGACTGGGCCGCTCGGGACTGGCCAGTGCCATCAGGGAAGGCCTGATTGATGCCATTCATCACAGGGCTGTAGTGATGGACAGCGACGGACAACATGAGCCCGCATCCGTGCTGGACGCCGTGAGAAGCCTTGATGCAAGGCAGCTCGATCTTGTGGCCGGCAGTCGTTTTCTCGATCAGTCGGAGATCCGCGGCCTCAGTCACCGACGAACCGATGGATCCACGCTTGCCAATCAGTTGGCTCGCCGAAGCCTGCCGGCCAGGTATGGCCACCTAACGGATTACATGAGCGGTTTCATGGCCATCAACCTCAGCCGCTGCCTGCCGTTGATCCGCCAGGTGGATGTGAATGGCTTCAAATTTCTCTACGAACTTCTGGCCATCAGCCGGGGACAGCTGACCGTCGCCGAGATACCGCTGATCTTTCAGCCCCGCCTGCATGGCAGCTCCAAGCTGGACAGCGCCATCCTCTGGGATTTCCTTGTTTCGCTGCTGCACACCGCCAGCCTCAGACTGCTGCCGCGCCGAGCCATCAGCTTCGGACTGGTGGGGGCCAGCGGCGTGCTGGTTCAGCTGGCGATCACCGCATTGCTGATGACGCTGCTGGGACTCGACTTTCAACGGGCCCTGCCGATCGCGGTGATCGCCGCCGCGAGTTCGAACTATCTGATCAACAACGCCCTCACCTTCCGGGACCGCCGCCAACGGGGTGCAAGGCTCCTGCGCGGACTGCTCAAGTTCCTGCTGGTGGCTTCACTGCCCGCCCTGGCCAATGTGGGGTTGGCCACCAGCTTCTACACCCTGGTGAATGCCCACGCCATCTGGGCCCAGCTGGCCGGAATTGTGGTGGTCTACATCTGGAATTACGCGGCGTCGTCCCGCTTCGTCTGGAACTCACCGTGA
- a CDS encoding glycosyltransferase family 39 protein — MPSKSALPWVGLLAIWGVAVGMALIGLGDVPLRDFDEGTVARVALELSQGQGEAVLLPTLWGEPYLNKAPGLHSLIGLVIRLGSDTQQRPSEGLVRLVPALLSSLVVPLGGLLQWRLRQGERSDCLATSLLLLTLLPIARHGRLAMLDGSQLSAMALLWLAVASLRGDRNDRRWGLTAGLMGSALLLLKAPLLIPSAAAAMAAVAWGWEWQRWRCRAAVSGMALGLLPGISWHLWHAHIRGTQALWMWGGDGAGRVLLDAGEGSDLRWRVPLIELLEGGWPWLLLLAPGLWWAWQQRQERWGRWCLATLAVLAAAILPLKTQLPWYSHPLWLPFALINAPLLVWLVERRDPSIPLRWWLLRIPSIWMLLGLLLLGATVVSFTAVGTQLAPYRWLAAAAGVGWGCGGWWLRSGQQRQRRHGLISMVCGSVLALSLLFSSPLWLWELNERWPVGPVASLSRLSSASPLLLHGYDERPSLNWYSGQRIRRGRSRDSGWFLTQKPGDHCVVSAREGEWALARCR, encoded by the coding sequence ATGCCATCCAAGTCCGCGCTGCCATGGGTCGGTCTCCTGGCCATCTGGGGAGTCGCGGTTGGGATGGCTCTGATTGGACTGGGCGATGTCCCTCTCCGAGATTTTGATGAAGGAACGGTGGCTCGCGTGGCCCTGGAGCTCAGCCAGGGGCAGGGAGAAGCGGTGCTGTTGCCAACCCTCTGGGGAGAGCCCTACCTCAACAAGGCACCAGGCCTGCACAGCCTGATCGGCTTGGTGATTCGGCTGGGGAGCGACACGCAGCAACGTCCATCTGAGGGGCTGGTGCGCCTGGTGCCGGCATTGCTCTCGAGCCTTGTGGTTCCCCTTGGCGGCCTGCTGCAGTGGCGGCTCCGTCAGGGCGAGCGAAGCGACTGCCTTGCCACCAGTCTCCTGCTGCTCACACTGCTGCCGATCGCCCGCCATGGACGTCTGGCGATGCTTGATGGCAGCCAGCTGTCTGCGATGGCCTTGCTCTGGCTGGCCGTGGCCAGCCTGCGGGGTGATCGGAACGATCGCCGCTGGGGGCTGACGGCAGGGCTGATGGGGTCCGCCTTGCTTCTGCTGAAGGCACCGCTGCTGATTCCAAGCGCCGCTGCCGCCATGGCTGCTGTGGCCTGGGGATGGGAATGGCAGCGCTGGCGTTGCCGCGCAGCCGTCAGCGGCATGGCGCTTGGTTTGCTGCCTGGCATCAGCTGGCATCTCTGGCATGCCCACATCCGAGGAACCCAGGCTCTGTGGATGTGGGGCGGCGATGGTGCCGGCCGGGTTCTGCTTGATGCGGGGGAAGGCAGCGACCTGCGCTGGCGCGTGCCGCTGATCGAGCTGCTCGAAGGGGGATGGCCATGGCTGCTGCTGCTGGCCCCCGGGCTTTGGTGGGCCTGGCAGCAGCGCCAGGAGCGTTGGGGACGTTGGTGCCTGGCCACCCTGGCGGTTCTGGCCGCCGCCATCCTGCCGCTGAAAACACAGTTGCCCTGGTACAGCCATCCGCTCTGGTTGCCATTCGCCCTGATCAATGCACCCCTGCTCGTCTGGTTGGTGGAGCGCCGCGATCCGAGCATTCCCCTGCGTTGGTGGCTGCTGCGTATTCCATCGATCTGGATGCTGCTGGGACTCCTTCTCTTGGGCGCAACGGTTGTGAGCTTCACGGCTGTCGGCACCCAACTGGCGCCGTATCGCTGGCTGGCCGCTGCAGCCGGGGTGGGCTGGGGATGCGGCGGCTGGTGGCTGCGATCAGGGCAGCAGCGGCAACGACGGCACGGTCTGATCAGCATGGTGTGCGGCAGCGTGCTGGCTCTCTCCCTGTTGTTCAGTTCACCCCTCTGGCTCTGGGAACTCAATGAGCGTTGGCCCGTGGGTCCGGTGGCCAGCCTCAGCCGTCTCAGTTCAGCCAGCCCACTGCTGTTGCACGGATATGACGAACGACCAAGCCTGAACTGGTATTCAGGCCAGAGGATTCGACGAGGTCGCAGCCGGGATTCGGGCTGGTTTCTCACCCAGAAACCCGGCGATCACTGTGTTGTGAGCGCCAGAGAAGGAGAATGGGCACTGGCACGCTGCCGTTAA
- a CDS encoding glycosyltransferase family 39 protein, with the protein MTWLPIGVGVLLRLIQLWMPIVGVHSWRQADTAAMARHFATANSPIWLPQIDWAGASAGYVESEFPLYPFLVSRLYLLAGVQEWLGRGLSVLFSVLTIGLVMRLGRRWFGAQEGWWAGLFFAIAPLGVYYGRTFQAEALLLLLAAGCLVAHELWKTQGACWALLLSWVCFTGAGLIKVIPLLWLGLPLLMLELSRDARDGAAEPKGLFNRLPTLLRSPGFWVYVGTGLAAIAAWYAHAYQLGQNSGLTFGFWGGGSDRSSLGLLLDLETWFNLSIRVALRLLAIAGVPFLIGGIWIGRRCSGGRIAISGLLGVLLCTLATMRSSSIHEYYQLPLLLFACPLMGLGWQRWQQQRRRWQPRSLICLWLVVSLAVLSADYWALEQRQARDWMPLALKIRRELPSEQRIVSVTSTDPTLLNLARRQGWLISSKQLTPERLQQWSEEGASHLAGSFRWDKMYKPMPEGRERSLRNMAATSPGAWVDDDSQTYLIPLDELSSRR; encoded by the coding sequence GTGACCTGGCTGCCAATCGGGGTAGGCGTGCTGCTGCGGCTCATCCAGCTGTGGATGCCGATTGTCGGCGTCCACAGCTGGCGGCAGGCCGACACCGCTGCGATGGCTCGCCACTTCGCCACCGCCAACTCCCCGATCTGGCTACCCCAGATCGACTGGGCCGGTGCCTCTGCGGGCTATGTGGAATCGGAATTTCCGCTCTACCCGTTTCTGGTGAGCCGTCTTTATCTCTTGGCCGGAGTCCAGGAATGGCTGGGGCGCGGACTCTCCGTGCTCTTCAGCGTCCTGACCATCGGGCTGGTGATGCGGCTGGGACGCCGCTGGTTCGGTGCTCAGGAAGGCTGGTGGGCCGGGCTGTTCTTTGCGATCGCGCCGCTTGGTGTGTACTACGGGCGGACCTTTCAGGCGGAAGCCCTGCTGCTGCTCCTGGCAGCTGGCTGCCTGGTCGCTCACGAACTCTGGAAGACACAGGGAGCATGTTGGGCCCTGCTGTTGAGCTGGGTCTGTTTCACGGGAGCCGGCCTGATCAAGGTGATCCCTCTGCTCTGGCTGGGCTTACCCCTTCTGATGCTGGAGCTCAGCCGGGATGCGAGGGATGGTGCAGCCGAGCCGAAAGGCTTGTTCAACCGCCTGCCAACCCTGTTGCGCTCGCCAGGCTTCTGGGTGTACGTCGGCACAGGGTTGGCAGCCATCGCTGCTTGGTATGCCCACGCCTATCAACTGGGACAGAACAGTGGGCTGACGTTCGGGTTCTGGGGCGGCGGCAGTGATCGCAGCAGCCTTGGCCTGCTTCTGGATCTCGAGACCTGGTTCAACCTCAGCATCAGGGTGGCGTTGCGTTTATTGGCGATTGCCGGCGTGCCCTTCCTGATCGGTGGCATCTGGATCGGACGGCGTTGTTCAGGAGGACGGATTGCGATCAGCGGTCTGCTTGGGGTGCTGCTCTGCACCCTCGCCACCATGCGCTCCAGCAGCATTCATGAGTACTACCAACTGCCATTGCTGCTGTTCGCCTGCCCCCTGATGGGTCTTGGCTGGCAACGATGGCAGCAACAACGCCGCCGCTGGCAACCGCGCAGCTTGATCTGTCTCTGGTTGGTCGTGAGTCTGGCGGTGTTGTCTGCCGATTACTGGGCCTTGGAACAACGCCAGGCCCGGGACTGGATGCCTCTGGCCCTGAAAATTCGCCGGGAACTTCCCAGCGAACAGCGAATTGTCAGCGTGACCAGCACCGACCCCACCCTGCTGAACCTGGCAAGGCGACAGGGATGGCTGATCTCCAGCAAACAACTGACCCCAGAACGTCTTCAGCAATGGAGCGAGGAGGGCGCCAGCCACCTGGCAGGCAGTTTTCGTTGGGACAAGATGTACAAACCGATGCCAGAGGGACGGGAACGCTCCTTGAGAAACATGGCCGCGACAAGTCCTGGAGCCTGGGTGGATGACGACAGCCAGACCTATCTGATCCCCCTCGATGAGCTCAGCTCCCGCCGCTGA